CTaaaatatgggcacacacaaagtgtgtgagaaaattttttatttttgtttttgaaatagaaggagagagaaagagagtgatagagaatatgtgggagtgtgagggttttttttaaaaaacaaaaaaatataattagatatatgttaggattacatgtatgAGGCTTCGAAagaaaaaacagcaaaatttggttgtgtgaaattacatgtctgccccatatttcttattcatgttttgttttaattagaacgtTAAACTTGTAATTTCATATAGTTTTAATTGACAATGAGTATTCTATTAATTAGCAGAGATACGTGAACAAATGTGGATGTACCGAAAACGTTTAAACGCGGGGGCCTGCAAACTAGTGTTAAAAACTTCCAGCAAATTGCAAGGGAGTTGCATAAATTGAGTTTTTATTTCAACTAATTATCTAAGTTATGACTTGACAACTGGGTTCGTGCAATGAGTCAGCGACCTTTTTCCTAGGAGTTTCAACCTCCGTCCGTTTCTGTATAAGAACATCACACAATCTGCAGCGTAAGCACTTTGCTCATCACTATGTCACCACAGAAAACAAAGACCCCTTctaagtacttttaaaataactggaaactattttaataaaaatagagaatcaattaagtaaaaatgtaaataaattaaaaaaaaaatatttgaagtgcttcttgcaagaaaTACATAATTAATACTTCTTGCAATAAATATTtcaagtacttttaaaattccaaaacatACTCGAAAAACTTCTTAACGAACCTGCACACTATTATCGTAAAGTGTATAGCAAGAGTGTCATTTGTGTGAGGGAATTAAAAGCCCAAATgccaaaatcaaactaaaacaaacaaaatacatTGTGCTAGGGAGGTCAATATGAACAGAATAATGTTTCCCACAAAAATAACCGAGTTTATTTTTAGCACTAATTATAATTAAACAAAAGCCACACGTCTATTAAACTGATTCGGCACTCATAACGTGTATAAACGTAGGTTGACATTTTTGCATGCGATGAAAAATGTCAAACACCGACACCTCATTGCAGGGGAATTTCAATTTCACGTGTATTGACTTTGGTACGAAGTTGTAACTAGAGAGCATGAaatacattttgttttttcatttttagttttcagttttttgttaaaaataaagagaaatatagTGAATCAACGACGGGTACAAAAAATGTGGAAgaaatacatttttctttgaGTTTTTAGAAGCGTACACAAGAAGAAAATTGATTTAAACTCAAAACTGTTTTAAGCTTTTTCGCTTTTAAGATTTCGTATTTatgcatttttatttattcttttctctcacCACTTCTTCTCTATTATTCTTTTTCCtcgtatatttttttatatctgcaaaaatcccaaatttaaaaaaaaaatagatatcaATGTGTACTGAGTTTTGATATACGCTTATGACTTGGGTTTTCCTTTTTGTCCTATTGCTTCTCGTTTCCAAAGGAAGTAGTTCATAAAGTGTACGCGCTTGAGTTGCCCTGGTTTACATAACACATTACTTTGCAAAGCTCTCCTAGGTCGAAAATGCGCATGAAAACTCTATCTAGCAATCGCTCTAGATTAAGGTTAAACACATATCTATCACTATACTTAGATACATAATCCTAGTGTGTAGTAACACTTATGTATattgaagaaagttggagtttaAAGCTAATTGGCGATATGAAGAGTAGTTCAACTTCTTACAAGGTTTCTCCTTTCATTGATATGAGActtttttaccttcacatcTTCACACGACCCCTCACGTATAACGAATTTTCAAGTCAAACACTAGGACAATAAGAATTGGGTGACATGGAGCACGTGCTATgatatcatgaagaaagttgaggtttcatcataaaaccaataAGCAATATTGGGAGTAACTCAATCTATTTCATTTCACGATGTGAGACTCTTTTACTTTAAAATCctcatatataatatatataattggttTCTTTTGACCCGAGTGGCGGGCTGAAAAAGTGTAAACAATTTCCTCATAATTAAATTGTGTAATTTGGCTTCCTTTTTTCCTTGACTTTATCGTTAAGAATGTCTCAAATTGTGTAACTTTCATGCAGTCAGTCCCTCTTTTCTTAGGAGTTTCGAAGTTGAATTCATGTTCCACTTGTAGTTCTTAACTCAATCTCTATATAAATTAAGCACAAGAAAGCTTATTCCACGCACCTTATCTTCCATCTATCCATAAAGAGAAAGCACTTCCGACATCATTTTTCGGTCACCATATAAAACCATGCACGCTATGAAGTTATTGATGCTTATTCTCTTGATCATTTTCACAGCCAAATTACCCTCTGATCATGTAGCAGCTGCTGCTCGACCTCTGGGCTGCACGATGAAGCCGAAGACTTTTGTTCCAAAGACGGCGTTTCTGCCACAAGCTAGAGGTTCAGTGCCACCTACTGGCCCCAATCCGTGCATCCCCTGAACGCGGCAACGGCCATTGCAACTGATTATAATCAACGAGTGGAAGCTCATCAGAGATCATCTCAAGCACCTACACTAAAAAAGTCACAAGCAAGCGATGAAAtgtgcataatatatatatatatatatatatatatatatatatatatctgtgtgtgtgtgtgtatttctaAGCAGACAGACTGGGAAAAGGTTCATGCAGAGGTTACCGTTTATATTTTTGGGGTGGTGCTATTCACATGATCCTGCCTCTCATACCCTCCTTTTAATGTTAAGCCGTCGGATtcaatgaattgaagaagatctaaaacataaattaataaagagTGTGTGGTAGGTAAAAGTAGGTGTATGCTTGGCCGTGTATGTGGATGTTGGCTGTATACATGTATTTtattgcatatatatatttagtaaaTTCTAATTAACCAGTaatatttgtaaattaaataggtaacttcaacaaaaatctcatggtactgttcactttaacgaaaaaccacatttttacactaaaaaatcaatcttggtactattcactttaccttttattttgttcttatctttaaaactcaaagttttcaagccattttcattagttttcctaattaAATAAGGaatataaagttttttttttcattttttattttttattttttatttttaaggtaATGTCCTTAatcaaataaaatgaaaaacatcaTCCATTTGGAATACATTTCAAACACAACAAAAAGACAACACAAAACTTATCCTACGTAACCACATCTAACCAAATAGAAAGAAATGCTCATGTGGACAAAACCTTGCATCTTTTTTCTTATGAACTTACAAAAGATGGCACTCCTTCAGCAAAGATGCCTTGCTATGAGACATCACGAAGATGTCGTCATAGTCCTTTGTTAGGTGtacaaacaacaaaaccacaaccaaaacaaacaaaaaaaatgtcaaaacataaaataaactcCTTAGAAGTACGATTTCTCAATCACGGGAGACCCGCTCCTAGTGAATAGGAAGGATAAGCTCACAAGGTCTAAGCCCTAGGAGCCTTACGTAATAACACCGTCAAGACACATAAGTTAAACATCGTACCATCACCTGAAGATTTTGCAACGACAAGAAAACATGATTGTGAATCCCTTGAACCACTAAAACGACCACACGAAGGCAAGACCGCGTCACCCTTTGATGATCTTGTAATCGTTGGTAAAAACCTTGCTACAAGTCAACTCCAACAAACGTCGAGTTTCTTTTGCATAAttcttgccaagcacacaagcAACACAGTCACCACCTCAAAATTTTGAACAACAATTGTTCCTTTAAGATCTGGGGTTGAGTAATAAATCATAACCGCTACAGTGCCGTAAGCTCTCCTCCTCAAAGAGAGAAAGTGACCACAATTACCAAAAGGCTCTCCTCGACAAAGTGAGAGAGCGACCACTACCTAAAATAGGAAAAGAAAGACAatgaagagatgaagaaggattgcTACCGACTCAAAAGGCAAATGCTAACTCGGGGGTAGCGGCTTAGACAAACTTTAGCcgcaagaggaggaaaaaaaaaatctcgcTACCGATCATTCTCACGTGATGGTGATGCTCATCACCTAATTTATCATTgttggatgagtttaaatttgaaatttgtataGTAGATAGACATAAATCTCAACATTTAAATTCATCCaatgataataaataaaataataagcatTACTATCATTTGAAGGTGGTGAACAGAAATACACCTAATCGAGAAATTGAGGTTATTGCATGCAAGCTTATGCTGCTTATCAATGACCAAATTCCGTGCAGGTATTGGTCCACGAAAACTTATTGGGGACGCTGGTTTTGCTTTATCATGGTAAATTAATATCATATTCTCTACAAATCCTCATGCAAATATTTATGGCCCTACTTGCTAACTTGTAACCAGACAAACTCCTTTAGGAAACAGGAATATAACACCGTGTAAACGTTTCAAATTTAATTGCATGCCatgttgaagaaattttttgacGTGACAATAACACTAACACGTTGTGTTATATGAAAAAGGATTTTCTCCAGATTTCTTTCACTTAATATTTCTCATCAAACAATCcggacctttgaaatttaatcggttatagttattataatttttaaagtgggTCCTTGTTaactgttagatcaaattttaaaaatccacATTGTTTGATGAGAAGGATTAGATGGAAGTGATTCGGAGAAGATCCCTTTCCATGTTATATGTCCACCAATGTTATAGTACATAAATCTATTTATACATATCATACTATAGGCTCGTGTAGTATCAACCTTGCCTATCACCCAATATGCATGTTTAAGGTTTTAATACATAAATATGAAATATTACGTGATCACGTGACCGTCAAATTTAAGTTTTTCACCTTGGAGTGACATGTTTGcgtgtcctttttttttaattagcatTTTATTTCTAATGGATAGTGAATTTCATATCTCATTTTTCatgttgcattttttttcctatcccttgattatatttgttttacttgATGGGCTGGTGGCTATTTTGGCCTTCTGGGCCATTCCCATGAAAGATTCCATAaacttttcaccaaaaaaataaaggaacagAGAGGGACACACATGCTGCCACGATTTTGGGTAGTGAGGGTCCAAAGAAAGAGTCACATCTGGAGGGATAGTGATacttttaatttaacaaaacaattaaaaaaaaaaaaaccctaaatttcagATCTTGGATTTTGGAGTTTAACTTTCCTGCGCACTTGCACTGAGTTGGAATCCAAGTATCTGCTACAAACCCATATCAGTTTTCAGGTAATCGGATGTCTGCTATTATTCTCTGCCTGGATTTTGGAGTTTTTCTGAGCCAATTTTGTGCTTCCAAAAACTTCATCAGCTTTAATTTAGCAGTAAAGTGAGGGTCTTTGTATATAATATTTGAAGTTTTCTTAGGATCAGCTAATTGGGTAAGTCTAAATTTCTCGACTTTTTCGAGTTTTAGTTCTGTTTGTGTAACTTAAGGTTGTTTTTTTAGTTCATTTGAAGTTGGTAATTTTTGTTCGAGATATCTTATCAAAGATGTTATATTTGTGTAGAATTGATTCCCTGAGATGTGTTGAAAGTTCAGAACTTTAATTGTGATTCGAGCAGTAGATTGATCCGGTCGTGAATTTTTGCGAAAAGATTGCGAATTTCTGTAGTGGGAAATTTGAGAGCTGTGTTGTGCATTTCTGTAGTTATAGCATTTTTGTGTTGTTTGAGCTAGTTGTGGAAGGAGAAGAGAAGTTAAGATGGGTGAGAAATTTTGGGTGAATGAAGAAGACAAGGTCGTGATGGAGTCGGTACTGGGTACCGAAGCGTGCCAGTTCTTGATCTCACTGGCTTCCGAAAATGTTTTGTCAGAATTGATTAGGCCGCCGGGTAAATTGGGTGTGCAGCAGGGGCTGTGCCAGCTTGTCAATGGGTCGAATTGGAATTATGCCATTTTCTGGCAGGCTGTTAGCAAGAAATCTGGTGGATCTGCCTTGATTTGGGGTGATGGGCATTGCAGAGACACCAAGGGCGGTGGAGCTGGGGACGTGAATTCTAGTCGGGATGGTAGTTTGGAGGCAAtgcagaagaaagaagaggTGAAGAAGTGGGTGCTTGAGAAGCTCCACGCGTGTTTTGGCGGTTTGAATGGGGATATTTATGCAAGGAGGTTGGATGGGGTGTCAGATGTGGAGATGTTTCATCTCACTTCAATGTGTTATGCATTTCAACTTGATTCGATCTCACACTGCGGTCCTGGGGAGTCGTACAAGTCCGGAAAATCAATTTGGGTTTCGGATGCCGGTAGTTGTTTACATCATTACCAGTCGAGGTCATTTTTAGCAAGATTGGCTGGGTTTCAGACAGTGGTGTTTGTACCGATGAAATCAGGAGTTGTGGAACTCGGTTCGGTCAAATCAACTTCGGAAGAACAAAGTTATGTGGATATGGTCAGAAGTGCATTTGGGGAATCTAGTCCTATTCAGGCAAAGGCATTTCCAATGATATTTGGACGTGAACTAAGTCTCGGGGGTCCAAAATCACAATCCGTCAACATTTCCTTTACTCCAAAAGTAGAAGAAGATTTTGCATTTCCTCCAGAATCGTTTGAATTACAATCAGTAGGCACTTCAAATGGATGTCGAAGTGAGGATAGTGAAGTAAAACTGTTTCCGCAAATGAACCAAATGATGGTTGATGGTTTCAATGTTCAGACAAGAGTCTCAAGTTCGGAGCTGCTCAAGGATGACTCCTCGGCACCAATTGATGAGCGGAAACCcagaaagagagggagaaagcCTGCCAATGGGAGAGAAGAACCATTGAATCACGTGGAAGCAGAACGGCAGAGGCGTGAGAAGCTTAACCAGAGGTTCTATGCACTAAGAGCTGTTGTTCCTAACATATCGAAGATGGATAAAGCCTCTCTTCTTGGTGATGCCATTACCTATATCACCGATCTACAGATGAAGATCAGAGTCATGGAAACTGAAAAGCAGATGGTAAACAACAAGGGAAAGCAGTTGCCGGTTCCAGAGATTGATTTTCAGGAACGCCTCGAGGATGCAGTTGTGAGGATGAACTGCCCATTGGATTCTCACCCGGTTTCTGAAGTCTTCAGAACACTTAGCGAACATAAAATTGTAGCTCAAGAGTCTAACGTTTCCATAACAGACAACGATAAGGTTATTCATACATTCTCCATTCAAACTCAAAGCGGTGATGCCGAGCAATTAAAGGAGAAGCTGGTGGCCTGTCTTTCAAAATGATCTGACTGTAAAGTTGTTTCGTAAGTTATTACCTGTATCTTTATGCATCTGCCTGATATAAACGTGAGTTTTCTTCTTGTTGAGTAACTGATCAATGTCTTTATCTCGTGATGATTTGTTATATAACTTCGGATTCATATTATTGTACGAGTTGTTTAGTTTATCTATGAAAAAAAGCTCGTTGTAATTTTGAACTTGTTCGGAAGAACCAAAATGGATGCTATGAATTTATCTCTCCACGTCGCTATCCTTGGAAGGCTTCTGAGTTACTGTTTTAcagtttatgcatgcatgtttagaGGAATTGGCCAGAGCCAGCCCTCAAGTAAGGGGAGATTCCTGCACGTGACGTGGGCACGTGATGAGTGCTACACGGTGTTGTGGATATATCCTGGTTACACCCAAGTTTTTCTCGTCGTATGATTTACTATTTCAACTCCATAATTTAAAGGGTGTTGAGTTTTACTGATAAATATATACCCCTTGTTTTGGGGATGCTGGGAACCTTTGGTCATGGCTTCTCTGCCGGTCAAGACTTGTAAACGACTAaatcaaaatcaagaaaaagggAATTTGTTCAGTCGTGTTAAAACCAGCTCATGGGTGGCTCCTATTCCCCCGCTGTgttaaaaatattgtttgaatTTGACTCTCTGCGTTATGCTTTCCTGAGGGCTTGCATCGACTACCAAAAAgtcttcttttaatttcttcttctataTGCCTTGTAATTCAAGGCGGATTCTTGCATATGTCACGGCGGCTATATGATGTTTCCCTGTCCGAGTATAACACTCATTGTGTCCTTGTCAGGTGTATTCCCCCATTTGAGTATAAAGCTCATCACGTCATTTTCATAGACGACTATTAAAATTTGAATCATTGCTTTGCACCCAAACTACAGTGTGTCACTGTTTGGCGTTCAAGTTAGCGTGCATTGATTCATTACggcttggtttggtattgctgtgctttgaaaaaaaactgctgtgagaataagcggctgtgctgtgagaataagcggctgtgaaataaagccagcaaagtgtttggtaaacttttttgtaaaagtgcttttggaaaaaaaagcagtatcatagtgtttggtaaacttttttgtaaaacagctgtgattgtgtgaaatgaccaaaaagggtatattactagatgtgctattaatttaattttcttaacaaataaaagtgaattacaaaatatattttatttttagaagaaaaatatttataaactttatcttaaatattaattagtatgacaaactactttAATAGAAATATTTTAGAGTGAATAGTTAggattcattagtacaatattgttaatgtacttgaaagtagtctaattagatgcattcatcaaacttgttgctattctatttcttaatgcctctatctcatgtgatccttcaacttgataattttgatattcatcatcatcatcatcactactaTCGCTTTCTTCACAAAAGTCCCTGGGGTCATCAAAATGACGATCACGTTCAGAATACCTCCGTATGTAGTTATGAAGAGCCATTGTAGCAATGACAATCTTCACTTGCTTATTGAACGGGTAATTAGGCATATCCCTTAAAATTgcccatcttttcttccatACCCCAAAAGTTCGTTCAATGATGCTcctaagagaagaatgcctGTGGTTGAATACCTCTTTGTGACCCGTTGGTTCGGCACCCCTACGAAAGTCCGGGAGGTGATATCTTTCACCTTTATATGGTCCCAAATAACCTCTCATTTGTGGGTACCCCGCATCTACCAAGTAATATTTTCCTGacaattgaaaatttgtttttgtattgtAATAATTATACAAAGCAAGTATGTAAAATGCTACTCAGCTCCGTCTAGCAGACTTTCCACATCACAAACATTGGGCAAGCATCCAAGCAAGCAAACATTCTATGTCAAGATTCAAACTATCAAAATAATACTAACGGTCACACATTTGACTAGTGAAATAGAAGCTTTCATTTCTCTCCCAATTTCACAAACACAAACTACAAGCCACGATGCAGACAATAACAGCAGTCTGCATTTTCCTCCCAATTTTAGTTACTACAACGACAAGGTACACCGCTTCCTTCTACAGGCCTACACAACATTCTAATACAACACTTGTAATTTATACCTTAAAACTCGATGATGATGTCCCAAAGGTGCAGTTCTTTCTCCGGCACCCTCAAATCAGTGGTGAGTAAACCAGACATGTCTTCATATCCAAACTCAGTTTCCTCCGAATCAACTGTTACCCTCTTGGGTCGAGCTGATGAGTAGGCTCCAAATGTGCCACATCCACGAGCTTTCACGACAACTGTTGTGCTTGTGTTAGGTTCATCATATTCTTTTATGGCTCCCCCAGAGTTCAACATCTTGATTAGGCCTATGGGAGAAAATTTTACGCCGTTGGACAGTTCCTTGACAGGAACCACTGTGAAGACTTCATATTCCCGGGTTTTTAATGTTATTGTCATGGATGCATCCTTGGGAAGATAAGACACCTCTCCTGCAAATTTAATCAATGAATTTGTTAAAAACTCTAAATAGTATGGTCTACTAGTAAAGCGTCAAGACTACACGAACAAATCAAATGCTATACTTACTACCAAGATGAGAAAATACGACAACATTCCCAGACCATTTCTCATCTGCAACCTTGGGCAGATAATCAACATCTTTAGCCCGAATAACCCCGGTAATTGTACCTGGTTCCAGGTCATGGATGAGGTTCGTCTTTCCAACCTTACACCACCCAGCTCCCTGGCAATTGAAGACCCCCACAACTCCAGTAACATCGTTCAGATTCCATATCTTCAGAAGACTGTAATAACATAATTTAGATTAGAAAACACACATTATTTGAAGAGACAAAACtacaactccaaaaaaaaaaaaaaaaaaaaagaaaaaaaagagtccATGAGTATAAGGTGCCATGATTAATAATTGGCTGGACCCATCACTAAGGTCCGATTATATGTGTTCAGAGACTAAATTGACAAAGATAAATCATCAGAATCTACCTTCTCCTTACCCAGATTGCTTCCTATCTCTCGGTGCACTTTTGTCATCCAATACCATGTTTAAACCAAAATTTCATCATCGACTCCCAATATGTAGAACTAAAAACATCTTGAAACAGGGATAATAAACCCAAACATCATGGGGGTATAATATTGCAGCTCTAAATGTACCTAAAATTAAGTTCAATCTTTGTACAAGTAATGCCAACACGTGATACCCATCATCGTATCAGCTAGTTTGTctctcaaaacaaaaaacacttaTTGCTCTGCATCCTCTTACTACTAAACTTCCTCCAATGGCATCCATTTTGGTCAATAATAGACAACCAATGAACCCCAAAAGATTAAACTGTTAATTAATGAGCTAACAATGCATTAGCTAACAAGTCAGAATGTGTGAAGCCTTGTGATCATACTTTTAACAGTATGACCATACTTTTAATAGTAATAGCATTACCTGAAACGTTACCAGGTTAGATTAAATCCGttcctttctttcttgttttcatgttttttttttttcaattagcaTTATGTTGTTCACTTTGTTTATTAAAATCTGATTGCACCAAAAGACGGCCTTCAGGAGTGCACAAACTACTGAAAGTAGGAAACTCTACTCAGAATTTAGACCGTACCACAAAAAAGATAATGCAGACAGCATGAGAACACACTGAGAAAAACCAGAAACCAAGCAATCATGGAACAATGGACAGAAACAAATCAAATATCACAAATAATTAACACATGTCTTACAATCTCCGCCAAAGAATCAAATATCACAAATAATCAAATATCACAAATCAAATATCACAAATAATCAAATATCACAAATATCACAAGTAATCAAActtctctctcaatttttttttgtttcctccacaaaccctaattttttccccaattaattttttcccaattaattttttccacaaaccatatcaccttccccaattaatttttccCCACCCTCCATCCCCAATTGTTTTTCCCGACACCCATACCCTCATCCCTTTGCTCTTCCCACCCCTCTTTCCCTAATCTCCCCATCCCTAAtttgaaaaatccaaacaaataaatgagAAGCTTACCTGGAGAAACCTGGAGAACGAGAGAACGAGTTCGCTAGTTTTTGGAACGAGAGAACGAGAGAACGAGAGAGATCGCTCTGGTTCAGGTTATGCGAGAGAGCTCTGAGGTGAAGAGCGTGCGAGAGAGCTCTGGAAAGGTTAGAGCGTAGGTGAAGGGAAAGGGAGGGCAGTTTTGGGTTATTCATATTTCATTAAACGTGTACACTGTTCACCCGTGTGTGGGTGAAAATAAGCTGCTTTTGGAAGCTGCAAATTGCAGCTTCTTGTCATCTCCtggttttgggctttttttcaccctcaactttgaaacaaagctgtttttcaaagtttaccaaacaccaaaaattttcatagctttttttcatagtagttttttttttaatcacctcAATCCCAAACAGGCCCTACGTATGAACCACTATGCCATGGTTGAACCTTCAAGTTCCATTGGCCCAAGTCAATTTCAAGCTCCGAATTAACATTATAGCTTATGTACTAATAGAGGGCATGAGCAATTTGAAGTTTATAGAGCCGTATATAACATGTCTCACCTCCACCAGACTTCATCTCAGATTCTATTTCCTTATTACAAACTATTGTGAAAACTCATTTTCACTTTCCAAAGCAATTTTCCCGAAAATGGGTCTGTAAAACGTTACCACACGAACATGGAAGGAGCCAATGAAGGCTCGTCGGGGACATATGCTCCTACTCAAGTGATTCGTTTGTTAAGTTACAGACTACAATTATATAACACACACGCGTTATTTTTGAAGAAAGGGGTTttttgatatgggtccaaagtaactaaaaattggacctatttcaaaagtcaaaaatcactaaaaattagacttatttcaaatttttccttgaagaaaatatatgtaacTAATATCTAACATACCTTCATACTGCATATACTCCATATCAAATGTTATATGAGTTGTTCTATCATTCAGACCGAAAAACCTCTCCCCTAAGTAATCATGTATTAATATTTTCTTATCACTTTGTCACTTTACACTACTAAATGAATTTTTTGTAACAATGGAATTGTGATACATCATCATTTAAAATCATCCCTATTATCATATTGGGTATAAACCATACGATAACAAAGCTTCCTTAGTTGATTTTCAGGTTGGCCCCACTAGAAGAAATTTCTTGCTCTGTCCTCGATCCCTAAAGTTCCATTTGAGTATCAAAGATGAGGTTCTGTTACAGGAGGACTTTCTAGCTCTGTCCCAATTATaccctctttctccttctcgCTTCCCTTATCGTATCAAATCGTCGAATCCGATTGTTCGAGAGGACGAGGTCCCTCAGCGAGTTAAGTCTGGAACTTGATGCAAGCTAAAGATATACGGGATGAAGGAATGACTGTTGATTACCAAGGTCGAATTCAGAGAGCTCCATTTCACTGACACGGTCGAATTCAGAGAGCTCCATTCATTGACACAGAGAGACAGCTCGTGAAAACCCAGGTCGAATTCATCATCTTGAGCCTGGAGCACGCGGATTTGAACGACAATTTCTTTTCCAGCGCCCCACGTCGAAGAAGCCCCGCCATTGAAGTTATTTAGACCCCGATTCCGGGACGATGGCCGTCGGTGTTAGCGGTGAAGGCGTGATAGCGCTTAGTCGAGGCCGTCCCATTAAGACCTTGCTGCGACGGCGGCGTCAGGAGCTCTCTGTGGAGAAAAGGCAAGGGTGGCGATTGCACTTGCTCGCCCTCCAATGGTAGCATACCTTATGGTTCTTTGACGGGTCGGATTGCTGCCCACCCAATCTGTGGAAGACCCGTTTGCTTCCCCCTCCGTCTACATCCATTAGCTACGGATTCGAATCTCTCTGTGGCTACATACTTTGAACTGAAACTCAAAAGCTTcgattttccctttttttttttctttccatttttctgggttttttcaaaattgattgGATGGATTGGCTGATTGGAATCCGATCATGGAGTTGGAGAGATTCAGAAGCTCGGAATttcttgctctctctctctctcgggtCAGCGATTTTGGTGATTGGGAAGGGGAGAGAACATTGGGTTGGAGGGGAGGGATTTGGATCTTAAGCTGTGACATCCGCCGGAGATTTTGGTGAttgggaaagagagagaacagAGGGTTGGAGGGGAGGGATTTGGATCTTTGAGGTGTGACCCGAAAAATGATGAAGATTGAAgatgaaattataa
This genomic stretch from Pyrus communis chromosome 2, drPyrComm1.1, whole genome shotgun sequence harbors:
- the LOC137725896 gene encoding transcription factor MTB3-like, whose translation is MGEKFWVNEEDKVVMESVLGTEACQFLISLASENVLSELIRPPGKLGVQQGLCQLVNGSNWNYAIFWQAVSKKSGGSALIWGDGHCRDTKGGGAGDVNSSRDGSLEAMQKKEEVKKWVLEKLHACFGGLNGDIYARRLDGVSDVEMFHLTSMCYAFQLDSISHCGPGESYKSGKSIWVSDAGSCLHHYQSRSFLARLAGFQTVVFVPMKSGVVELGSVKSTSEEQSYVDMVRSAFGESSPIQAKAFPMIFGRELSLGGPKSQSVNISFTPKVEEDFAFPPESFELQSVGTSNGCRSEDSEVKLFPQMNQMMVDGFNVQTRVSSSELLKDDSSAPIDERKPRKRGRKPANGREEPLNHVEAERQRREKLNQRFYALRAVVPNISKMDKASLLGDAITYITDLQMKIRVMETEKQMVNNKGKQLPVPEIDFQERLEDAVVRMNCPLDSHPVSEVFRTLSEHKIVAQESNVSITDNDKVIHTFSIQTQSGDAEQLKEKLVACLSK